DNA sequence from the Selenihalanaerobacter shriftii genome:
ATATACCCCTTGGGCTATTTCTGGCACATAAACTTCTCTATCAGACCAATCTGCGTTTTTAAAAGTAGTTAAACCCTTTTTTATTTCTCGGCTTATTGTTGTCCTATGACAGTTCATTTCTCGGGCTATTTCACTATAATTTTTATTTTGCTTATTATATAAATGAGCAATAATCTTACGAGCTCCTAGTTTTAAATGTTTCCCTTTTTCTCTTTCTATGATATAATTACTTTGACGCATATTTGTGCCTCCTTAATGTTTAAGTGTGGTTACTTAACATTTTATCAGAGGAACAAGTATGTGTCATTTTTTTATTAGCCCGTGCATTTAATTATACAATGCACCATTTTTTTACTAGCTAAGATTTATTTTCTATTTCTTTTAAGATCTTCTCTTTAAAGTCATTAACTTTATCTTCTCCTAAATCACCTTCACGCCGTTCACGAACTGAAACTGTCTTTGCTTCCACTTCATTATCCCCTACTATTAACATATACGGAATCTGTTGAACTTGTGCTTGTCTAATCTTATATCCTACTTTTTCTTGTCTCGCATCCACCTCTACTCTGATTCCTGCTTCAGCTAGCTCTTCTTTTACTTCATAAGCATAATCTAAATGGTCATCTGTAATTGGAATAATTTCAGTTTGGATTGGAGCTAACCAATTAGGGAATGCACCTCCAAAATGTTCAATTAGAATTCCAATGAATCTTTCTAAGCTTCCAAATACTACTCGATGAATCATAACAGGTCTATGTTCCTCTCCATCTTCACCAACATATGTTAAATCAAAACGTTCTGGCATTTGGAAATCTAACTGAATAGTTCCACACTGCCAAGTACGACCTAAACAATCTTCAAGATGAAAATCTATCTTCGGTCCATAAAATGCACCGTCTCCTTCATTAATTGTATAATCTAAATCATTAGCTACAATAGCATCTTTTAAAGCATCAGTTGCCTCTTCCCATAATTCATCAGAACCCATAGCCTTTTCTGGTTTAGTACTTAACTCTACATGATACTTAAACCCAAAGACATTATAGAAGTAATCGATTAAATCAATAACTTCTGTTAATTCATCTTTAATTTGCGATGGTAACATAAATATATGGGCATCGTCTTGAGTAAAAGACCTTACTCTCATTAATCCATGTAAAGTACCAGATCTTTCATGACGATGTACTAATCCTAATTCACCCATTCTAATTGGAAAGTCACGATAACTATGCATCTGATTCTTATATACTAATACAGACCCTGGGCAATTCATTGGCTTTACTGCATAATCATCTTCATCTATTTCAGTAAAGTACATATTCTCTTGATAATGATCCCAATGTCCTGACTGTTTCCATAACTGTTGGTTTAAGATAATAGGAGTCTTAATCTGTTGGTAGCCTCTTTTGCTATGTTCTTCTTTCCAGAAATTTTCTAATTGATTCCAAATAACCATTCCTTTTGGATGGAAGAATGGAAACCCTGGACCTTCTTCTTGTAAACTAAATAAATCTAGTTCTTTTCCTAGTTTACGATGGTCACGCTTTTTAGCCTCTTCTAACCTATGCAAGTGCTCTTCTAATTCTGACTTCTTAGGAAAAGCAGTACCATATATTCTTTGTAACATCTTATTATTCTCATCTCCACGCCAATAAGCACCGGCTACATTTAATAATTTAAATGCTTTAACTTTACCAGTAGAAGGCAAGTGCGGTCCGCGACAAAGATCTACAAAATCACCTTGCCGATAAAATGTCATCTTATCATCTTTAAATTCTTCTAACATTTCTACTTTATAATCTTCTTCCATCTCTTTCATCTTTTCAATCGCTTCTTCTTTACTTAATTCAATTCTTTTAAATTCTAAATCATCTTTGATAATCTTATTCATCTCTTCTTCTATCTTCTCTATGTCATTGTCAGAAAGATTTTCATCTAAATCAAAATCATAATAAAAACCATCATCAATAGCCGGCCCTATAGCCAATTCTACATCATCTTTACCAAACACACGCTTTACAGCTTGTGCCATAATATGAGCAATACTATGTCGATAAATTTCTAGCCCTTCCTCAGAATCAATCGTAATTATCTCTAAGTCTACATCATCTTTAATTGGATAGTCTAAATCAACCTTATCTCCATTAATTACTCCTGCAACTGAAGCTTTGCCTAGTCTAGGACCAATATCAAACGCAACTTCTTTAACAGTAGTTCCTGCTGGGAAATTCAAAACTGAACCATCAGGTAAAGTTACATTTACTTCACTCATTTCATCATCTCTCCTTTAGAAATTTATTTTATAAAATAAAAAAACCTTTCATCTCTAATTTAGAGACGAAAGGTATTATTCGCGATTCCACTCTAGTTTATCTAATTTATTAATAAATTGCTTAAAAATTTTACTAATTAGATAATCTCCTTTTAAATAACGAAATTATATTTTCCGGGTTACCATACTCGCATAACTTTCTGGAACCAACTCAGAGGTGGTTTTCAGTTAAATTATTTTAGAAAGCTTCCAACCGATGGCTTTCATTCTCTATAAAAATAATTCTTAACCTACTCGTCCTCTTCATAGTCTTTAATAATATTTCATTTAAAATCATTATAACTTTTAATTCAATATCTGTCAAGTTTTATTTACTTAATTTTACCTTTCACTCTCTAAAACTTTATTAACAGAAGCCTTATTACAATACTCACAGCCTTGACATGTCACTACTTTATCATTAAACACATTTTTTACTGTTTCTACTACATCACTATCTTCTTTTAAATGTAACTTAATCTTCTTTGGAGCTACTGTAATTAAAGCACTAATCAATAAATCTTCATAATGAAGTTCATCATCTACCATTTCTAACACAAAGCCTTGTAAATATTCATTTTGAATTATCTCATGAGAATCATCTAATAGCTTATAACCTGACTTTGAATCTTTAACTACATGGACTAGTTTTACCTGTGGTTCTTGAATGTCTACAAAATATCGTAATAAGTTTATAAATTCTTCATATTCTTTTTCCATCATAAAGTCATCTTTAGCACACTCTACAGCAACTACTAACTCTTTAAAGTAGTCTTTTAATCTAAACCTAATAAAACCTTCTAGAATAATTTTATCATTTATATCTAAATAATGACTTAATTCTAACTTAATTCTATTCTTCTTATTCATTTGAGAAAGAAATGTTTCATCTTCTTTCTCTTTCAATAGATTCAATTTATCTAAAGCCAATTTATAGATGAACTTTTGTTCATCTTGAGCATAATCTTGACACTGATTATTAATAATTTGGTCAATCAATATTACTTCTAAATCATTAACAATTATATCAGCAAGCGCACTTATAATATAATCTTTAAATAATTCTTCAAAATTTAGCCGAGAAATATCTTCATTTGACATGAACTCATCTATATTATTTATATTACACTTAAAGAAGGTTAAATCCCCCTGTTCTCTTTCATCAATATTAACATTAATACCCTCTTCAACTAAGAATCTTTTTTCAAAGCTCAATCTATCTCTAATTTGGTCAGCACAAAATGCAGTCACAATAGAAATATTGCGCATCTAACTTTCACCCCTTTCTCATGTATCACTATTATATGTCTCGAGCTAAAGTAGTATACAGTGATTAAAATGAAAGCGATGAAAATATATCTGCCATTTAAAATTATTGCTTAAAACCTTTAATATTGTCTAACATAACCCTAGCTTTAACATCGACTAATTTATCTTTTTTTTGTTGTATTACTTCCTCTAAATCTAAAATAGAATTTTTTAATTTACTAAATTTATCTTGAGATATTTTCTTTTTTTTAATTTTACTCTTTAAACGAGGAAGTACTTCTTTACTTTTATTTATATCCTCTTTTTTCTTATTCCATTTATCTTTCAAAAATAATATCTCTTGACCATAAAACTGTAGTTCTCGTAATTCAACAGGTTTTTTAGTTTTATATAATTTAAAGAATGGTACTAAGTCTAAATTTAATTTATTAGAATTTACTAGTGATTTTTGTGTATTATTGTCTTTAACTGCCTCAATAGATTTATTAAGATTATCTTTAAATTGCCTAATTACTAATTGATCTGCATTATCTTTTTGAGCAGTAACTTCATAATTATTCCATTGTTTATTTACTTGTCGTACAAGTTCCTCAGCTTTAGACCATTCTTTCTTAAAGTCTTTATTAGTAATAGATTTAAATTTTTCACCTAACTTTTGATCTTCTGAATTAGCTTCTTCTTTTTTTGAACCTTCTTTCGAATCTGTTTTTAATTCTTTTTTCTTTTCTTTCATCTGTCTAATTACTCTTAATTGATCAATTAATTCTTTTAATTTATCATCAACTGCAATTAAACTGTTCGGTACGGACTTCTCTTGATTTTTATTAGATTGAGATTGATTTTTAGATTTTTGTTGACTACAACCTATTAAAGCAAATACTAGACTAAAGGCTAGCATTAATATAACTAATAACTTCCAATTAAATTTTAACATCTATTTTATCACCTCAATAATTCTTACATTTCCTTTTTTGTATTATATCACTTTTGAAAAATGATATACTTAAATTTATCGATATAATATTAGATTAAAAAAATTCAAATCAAAAAAATATTTTTTTTGATTTGAATTTTTTTGAGGAAGACCAAAACATAAGTATGCTCTAATCTTCCTCAAAAGGCTAAATTATAAATATATATAATTATGGAGGAAACAATACAAGAGGTGATAAAAAGGGGACGTTTCAGGGGTTTTTATTATTAAATGGTATTGTTTCCCCCTTTTTCATATGTAACTTAATTAAATCTTAACAGATATTTAATTGGTAATCTGTGTAACTAATCACACTTTTCTGAATTTATTATCATTCTACTTTACTGTATTTTCTAATTTCATTTGAAAATTATTAGTTATATAAATAAAAAAAGAGCCTTCAAAGGCTCTAGCATTTTAGATGATATAATTTTTAAATGGTGCGGACAGATGGGATCGAACCATCGGCCTCTACGATGTCAACGTAGCGCTCTCCCCCTGAGCTATGTCCGCATATAAAAAAGTACTTATATACAAAATGGTGCCGGGGGTGGGACTCGAACCCACACGGGCACTAAAGGCCCATCGGATTTTAAGTCCGATGCGTCTGCCAATTCCGCCACCCCGGCAAGATATTTGAAAATATTTTTAAAGATATTTTTTGGAGGTGGCACCCGGACTCGAACCGGGGATAAAGGATTTGCAGTCCTCTGCCTTACCAACTTGGCTATGCCACCATGCTTGCTGTGCTTTAATGATTTAATTCTTTTTCTCTCTCGACACAAATAAGTATATATAATAAGTAGCAAATAGTCAAAAGCACAGCAAGCTGATTAAAGTTGATTAGCTGAATCTTACTCTTTAATCCTAACCTTATTTCTTTTTTTCTCTCATATATGTTTTTTAATTATTCTAATTTATCATCTAAATATTCTATAATTTCTGCAGCTGTTTCTAACTGCAAAACATCATCTGCTATTTCTTCAGTTTGAGTCAAAGTCAATGATCTAATAATCTCTTTTACTT
Encoded proteins:
- the ytxC gene encoding putative sporulation protein YtxC, with the translated sequence MRNISIVTAFCADQIRDRLSFEKRFLVEEGINVNIDEREQGDLTFFKCNINNIDEFMSNEDISRLNFEELFKDYIISALADIIVNDLEVILIDQIINNQCQDYAQDEQKFIYKLALDKLNLLKEKEDETFLSQMNKKNRIKLELSHYLDINDKIILEGFIRFRLKDYFKELVVAVECAKDDFMMEKEYEEFINLLRYFVDIQEPQVKLVHVVKDSKSGYKLLDDSHEIIQNEYLQGFVLEMVDDELHYEDLLISALITVAPKKIKLHLKEDSDVVETVKNVFNDKVVTCQGCEYCNKASVNKVLESER
- a CDS encoding helix-turn-helix domain-containing protein, with translation MRQSNYIIEREKGKHLKLGARKIIAHLYNKQNKNYSEIAREMNCHRTTISREIKKGLTTFKNADWSDREVYVPEIAQGVY
- the thrS gene encoding threonine--tRNA ligase, translating into MSEVNVTLPDGSVLNFPAGTTVKEVAFDIGPRLGKASVAGVINGDKVDLDYPIKDDVDLEIITIDSEEGLEIYRHSIAHIMAQAVKRVFGKDDVELAIGPAIDDGFYYDFDLDENLSDNDIEKIEEEMNKIIKDDLEFKRIELSKEEAIEKMKEMEEDYKVEMLEEFKDDKMTFYRQGDFVDLCRGPHLPSTGKVKAFKLLNVAGAYWRGDENNKMLQRIYGTAFPKKSELEEHLHRLEEAKKRDHRKLGKELDLFSLQEEGPGFPFFHPKGMVIWNQLENFWKEEHSKRGYQQIKTPIILNQQLWKQSGHWDHYQENMYFTEIDEDDYAVKPMNCPGSVLVYKNQMHSYRDFPIRMGELGLVHRHERSGTLHGLMRVRSFTQDDAHIFMLPSQIKDELTEVIDLIDYFYNVFGFKYHVELSTKPEKAMGSDELWEEATDALKDAIVANDLDYTINEGDGAFYGPKIDFHLEDCLGRTWQCGTIQLDFQMPERFDLTYVGEDGEEHRPVMIHRVVFGSLERFIGILIEHFGGAFPNWLAPIQTEIIPITDDHLDYAYEVKEELAEAGIRVEVDARQEKVGYKIRQAQVQQIPYMLIVGDNEVEAKTVSVRERREGDLGEDKVNDFKEKILKEIENKS